The nucleotide sequence CTCTTGCAGCTTATCCGGCAATTTACTTTCAACCTCAGGTGAGAGTTCAGGTAGATGGAACCCATTGAATTCCTGAACATCCTCTTCATATGGTAAATGCTCCATCATCGTTCCACCTGGCAGATTCCTCAACGCTTCACGCGATACATCAAGCTCAATCGATTCGTAATTCTGTTTCGGTTCTTTTGTTTCTTCTATTTCCTGTTTGTCGACCTCTTTCGTTGCAGCTTCCTCTTGGTTATTGCACGCTGTCAGTAAGAACAATGTGAGGATCACTAACAATAAGCTTCGCCGCCTCATGATAATACCTCCATTTGCATTTAATCTATTAACATACTGGAAATGTAATTATTATAGCATAAATAGAGGGATTATTTGTAAAAAATAACTATTACGTACTTCTTTTATGGAATTTAATGTATAATATTGTTTGATTTATTGAAAATTGAGAAAAATAGACGAGAGGGACTTTTCCCGATTCAGCTAAAAAGAAAGAAGGATGAGTATGGATAAACAAATGATTCATAACTATTGTATGCACCTAAAAGGAACCACCCATGACTATCAAGAAGAATGGAAAGCGGATCGCTTTTTCGTTGGTGGGAAGATGTATGTCTTAATGGGTGGGGATTCTCAAGGAAAGCCGATTCTAACTGTAAAGTGTGATCCTGATCGGGCAGAAGAGCTGCGAGAGACATATGAAGGGATTGTCCCTGGATATTATATGAATAAGAAGCATTGGAATTCTATTTACTTTGGTTCCGATGTTCCTTATGAGCTTGTTGAAAAGCTCATTGCCCACTCTTACACGCTCGTATTCCAAGGCTTGCCGAAGAAAATGCAACGAGAGATTGTGTAGTTCACTACTGCAAGGATTTATTTAAGCGCTCCTCAAGCGAACCATAAAAATTAGCGAGCCCAACATTACGGACGTAAAGGTATAGAAGATGATCATCCACAAGCTCTCAGAATCGGTTCCTAATAAAACCCCATGAATAAACACAAGGAAGTACGCTGGTAAGGCAAGCATGTGAATCGTACGCCATAATCTTTTGCCGATCTTTTTTATGAAATCTGATGTTAGATATATAAGTGAAAATGCGTACAATGACAAGGTGCCGAACCCTGTTAATATTGGTTGGTATTCGCTCGAAAACGGGATAAAAAGATTTAAAAGAGAAAATGAAATGTAATTATCGATCACGGTCATGGAGCCATGAAACAATCCAATAATTAAGCCAAACCACCCTGTTGTTTGATGAATGACAAGCAGTGCGGGATGATACTTTTTTAAGATCATTTTCGAGCGATACAAGACACCTGTAAGCACGGATGAAAACAACAGGAAATACGACGAGATACCTGAAGCCCGAATCCACTCCCATGTTTGAGCCCATACACTCATGCTAGTTCCAACTTTCTAACAAAATGATTAATCGTACGACTGAATGCAATTCTGCCATCTTCATTAACAAGGACACATGCGGCTGTTGGAAACTTTTCCTCTAGCCAGCTTATTCCTTTTGTAAAAGGGAGCATACAAAGAACTTTTGCAATGACTTCACACTCTGCAGCGCTATGCCCGAAAACTGTGGCTTGAACGACATCGCTATCTGCAGGGACGCCAGTTTTTCCATGAAGTAAATGATGAAGGTGAATATTATTCTTTCCTTTCCAGCTTCGGAACACTTTATTTGAGGTAGCGGCTGCTGCATTTTTTAACGTACAATGTGCGAGATCGTTGTTTTCGTTGAATGGGTCGGCGATTCCGATGTTCTTTTCGTTCTCGCCCCATATGCATAGATCACCGCCCGCATTAATCATTCCTTCTGTTATGTCATAATTATTTTTCATCATTTTAGCCGCTCTATCGACACTCCAGCCTTTTCCGATTCCACCTAAATCGATCGGTTCGGTGACTAGCTTTTCAATTGCATGGATGGCCGGATAAAATTTATATGGTTCATCTGGAAGGGGATGAAAATGATCTAGATTATCGTTTGTCCAGCCGTCTTGAACCCACTCAAAGGACCGGTCATACCCTAATGCTTCCAGTCTCTTTCGTATGAAGGGATTAAAATACCAATCTGTATAACGCGCATAGTCGATTGCATCCTTCACTAAGTCAAAGAGCTCTGGTTCAACCACGACAAAATCCTTTGCCTGATGAAAACGCTCCAAACGATTATTAGGTTGAAACCGTGAATAATGGTGCTCAAAATCTTTAAACCACTGCTTGATTTCCTCTGTCCAATTAGAGGTGCAGGTGGTTCCATGGATAA is from Bacillus tianshenii and encodes:
- a CDS encoding MmcQ/YjbR family DNA-binding protein is translated as MDKQMIHNYCMHLKGTTHDYQEEWKADRFFVGGKMYVLMGGDSQGKPILTVKCDPDRAEELRETYEGIVPGYYMNKKHWNSIYFGSDVPYELVEKLIAHSYTLVFQGLPKKMQREIV
- a CDS encoding FAD:protein FMN transferase: MMTLKKAKRYLALQAMNTDIVIHGTTCTSNWTEEIKQWFKDFEHHYSRFQPNNRLERFHQAKDFVVVEPELFDLVKDAIDYARYTDWYFNPFIRKRLEALGYDRSFEWVQDGWTNDNLDHFHPLPDEPYKFYPAIHAIEKLVTEPIDLGGIGKGWSVDRAAKMMKNNYDITEGMINAGGDLCIWGENEKNIGIADPFNENNDLAHCTLKNAAAATSNKVFRSWKGKNNIHLHHLLHGKTGVPADSDVVQATVFGHSAAECEVIAKVLCMLPFTKGISWLEEKFPTAACVLVNEDGRIAFSRTINHFVRKLELA
- a CDS encoding ferric reductase-like transmembrane domain-containing protein, producing MSVWAQTWEWIRASGISSYFLLFSSVLTGVLYRSKMILKKYHPALLVIHQTTGWFGLIIGLFHGSMTVIDNYISFSLLNLFIPFSSEYQPILTGFGTLSLYAFSLIYLTSDFIKKIGKRLWRTIHMLALPAYFLVFIHGVLLGTDSESLWMIIFYTFTSVMLGSLIFMVRLRSA